In the genome of Fusarium fujikuroi IMI 58289 draft genome, chromosome FFUJ_chr02, one region contains:
- a CDS encoding related to multidrug resistance protein, which translates to MPFHDSEFGLLYMNRDRFDFNLHFEQLFFSILPCALFIACSLWRAITLSRKPLVVHAPIFQLIKLGAIITYVGLQIALLIQVGMGSFHVTLIFIASSVLNLVAALAMVMISYTDHNRSPRPSIILNTFLFLTLLFDIAQSRTLFLLSESTPEITYSAVFTTSLAVKIVILFLETKSKNKWITWDRDEHSPEETSSIFSLGVLSWLNSIFLQGYRSTLSMDDLYPLDVALHSKQLHDRFLANMDYSKLKGDTYGLVKVLVKTLMPEIEANVGYGFIGAAILIYLGMAVSAALCWYLHHRMRAMTRSILVTEIFSRATQARIGADDHNAALTLMSTDIERIRLGLRMLHNVWAGVIQAALAAWMLYIRLGLVFLVPIGVVVVCFTLLGVLVNFTGDSQRAWMTGVQKRVGLTATVIAGMKNLKLSGLASTVSSFVQKLRVEELAAGARFRKIFIIAAMLGFTPMLISPPLTLAFTRASLDTSKVFTSLAFLMLLTNPLSQIFTSIPELVSGIACIGRIQAFLECETRHDFRQVLSDRKKNLSFTEVEAHMGSSEIETAPDSTMISIKSGNFGWKENVFVLQDINARIKKSSLTMVVGPVGSGKSTFCKTLLGEIPLSQGSVVLSMRYPRIGFCDQTAFLWNGTIRDNILGFSLYDEKRYNSVIQATALSVDFAKLAQGDRTNVGSDGITLSGGQKQRDDVFSGLDADTELHVFQRVFGPGGLLRERRTTVVLCTHSVRFLPFSDHVIALGDNTIKEQGSFKELAEQGSYVKSLGIRDSTGGDESEAAAETKVPKERTEAQMEAQGSPDGPPGAQVNVDDPNRATGDKAVYKYYFLSMGLLVAFCCFFLAALWGFFINFPTIWIKFWTDDISSDTQSHSHAYYVGIYALLQVSALISLLLLGITLFIVSIKRAGANLHHDTLTTLIQAPLSFFTHTDTGVITNLFSQDLNLIDTELPDALLNTLFCVFQALGQAAVMPISSAYLAISYPFLAVILYSVQKFYLRTSRQLRLLDLEAKSPLYTHFMDTVRGITTLRAFGYISDEVSKNARLLNRSQQPAYLLAMVQEWLNLVLDMIVMLLAAVLTILAVRLHSNSGFTGASLITLMSFGESLSGIVIYYTRLETSIGAISRLKTFNVTVKREGKEGEDMIPPENWPQRGSVELNNVSASYQMESDSGDEPDLALDNVCLSIRSGEKVAICGRTGSGKSSLVSLLLKLLDPLPDTPNEGMLIDGLPLNRLDRDALRQRVIAVPQEAVFLPDGATFKENLDPSGLSTPDECKTVLTDIGLWDFVQGRGGIDAGMTSSTLSGGQRQLMSMGRSLLRRRARAQKTTGPGSMAEKMEDQGGLLLLDEVSSSVDQDMELIIKRIIETEFDAYTVIAVSHRLDMIMDFDTVVVLDTGEFMAFYLCSYLGFAFARYRAGMGLACTSLDLGAMEGIGYLDENQDLLRKMKGTGWRPVGEIELVEALNVALMPSSSPQEYGDAFLLGVAPTVPLGSAETNDGLRAFLSSVKKDPSILNSHESVNTLALEIGEKLASLLLTGDVDLDVSMNTADMGLDSLVAIELRGWWKLSFGFEINTLEMLSMGTLEALGQRTADGLKGLYDN; encoded by the exons ATGCCATTTCACGATAGCGAGTTTGGCTTGCTGTACATGAACCGGGACCGGTTTGACTTCAATCTTCATTTTGaacagctcttcttctctattCTTCCATGCGCCTTGTTTATCGCATGCTCACTATGGCGCGCTATCACTCTGTCACGCAAGCCCCTAGTGGTTCATGCGCCCatcttccagctcatcaaatTG GGAGCTATCATAACATATGTTGGCCTCCAGATCGCACTGCTGATTCAAGTCGGCATGGGTTCGTTCCATGTCACCCTAATCTTCATCGCATCTTCTGTTCTCAATCTCGTAGCAGCTTtggccatggtgatgatcAGTTATACTGATCATAACAGGAGTCCGCGTCCCTCAATCATCTTAAACACTTTTCTGTTCCTCACTCTACTGTTTGATATTGCTCAGTCCCGCACGCTGTTCCTCCTCTCTGAAAGTACACCGGAGATTACCTATAGTGCTGTTTTTACAACCTCTTTGGCCGTCAAGATCGTCATTTTGTTCCTGGAAACCAAGTCTAAGAACAAATGGATAACATGGGACAGAGATGAGCATAGCCCTGAAGAAACCAGCAGTATCTTCTCGCTCGGCGTTCTGTCATGGCTAAACAGTATTTTCCTGCAAGGCTACAGATCTACACTATCCATGGATGATCTTTACCCTCTTGATGTTGCCCTGCATAGCAAGCAACTCCACGATAGGTTCTTGGCCAACATGGACTACAGCAAACTAAAAGGAGATACCTACGGTCTCGTCAAGGTCCTCGTCAAGACTCTTATG CCTGAAATCGAAGCCAATGTGGGGTATGGTTTCATAGGTGCTGCAATACTGATCTACCTTGGTATGGCTGTCTCGGCAGCTCTTTGCTG GTATCTTCACCACCGCATGAGAGCAATGACTAGATCTATATTGGTGACAGAGATATTTTCCAGAGCCACACAAGCCCGCATCGGAGCAGACGACCATAATGCTGCCCTAACTCTGATGAGTACCGACATAGAAAGAATCAGACTTGGTCTAAGAATGCTGCATAATGTCTGGGCAGGCGTTATACAGGCTGCCCTAGCTGCCTGGATGCTGTATATTAGGCTGGGACTAGTATTCCTGGTACCCATAGGAGTAGTTGTGGTATGCTTCACTCTCTTGGGAGTTCTGGTAAACTTCACAGGAGATTCCCAGAGAGCGTGGATGACAGGTGTGCAGAAGCGCGTCGGCTTGACGGCCACTGTCATTGCTGGAAtgaagaacctcaagcttTCCGGTCTGGCTTCCACTGTGAGCTCCTTCGTTCAGAAGTTACGAGTAGAGGAGCTTGCCGCTGGTGCTCGGTTTCGCAAGATCTTCATCATAGCCGCTATGCTTGGCTTCACACCCATGCTCATCAGTCCTCCCCTGACCCTTGCGTTTACTCGGGCTTCACTTGATACCTCAAAGGTCTTCACAAGTCTGGCATTTTTGATGCTCCTTACCAATCCCCTCTCTCAAATCTTCACCTCCATACCCGAACTCGTCTCTGGGATTGCCTGCATTGGACGAATTCAGGCTTTTTTGGAATGCGAAACCCGTCATGACTTCCGCCAAGTTCTGTCTGATCGCAAGAAGAATCTCAGTTTCACTGAAGTTGAAGCACACATGGGTAGCTCAGAAATCGAAACGGCACCCGACTCTACCATGATCAGTATAAAGAGTGGCAATTTTGGCTGGAAAGAAaatgtctttgttcttcaagatatcAATGCACGCATCAAAAAGTCTTCTCTTACCATGGTAGTTGGGCCAGTAGGTTCCGGAAAGTCAACCTTCTGCAAGACCCTTCTGGGTGAAATCCCGTTGAGCCAAGGGAGTGTAGTGTTGAGTATGAGATACCCTCGTATCGGGTTCTGCGACCAGACTGCTTTTCTGTGGAATGGAACCATTCGCGATAACATTCTTGGCTTTTCGCTCTACGATGAAAAGAGATACAACTCAGTCATCCAGGCCACAGCATTGTCGGTGGACTTTGCCAAACTCGCCCAAGGAGATCGAACCAATGTCGGATCGGATGGAATTACCCTGTCGGGAGGTCAAAAGCAGCGG GACGATGTGTTCAGCGGTCTCGATGCAGATACAGAGCTGCACGTTTTCCAACGAGTATTTGGACCCGGAGGCTTACTCCGAGAGAGACGCACGACCGTTGTATTGTGTACTCATAGCGTTCGCTTTCTCCCATTCTCTGACCACGTCATCGCACTTGGGGATAACACTATCAAGGAGCAAGGCAGCTTCAAGGAACTTGCTGAGCAAGGAAGTTACGTCAAGAGTCTCGGCATACGTGATTCAACTGGCGGTGACGAGAGCGAAGCTGCGGCTGAAACAAAAGTCCCCAAAGAACGGACTGAAGCACAAATGGAAGCACAAGGCTCACCAGACGGGCCCCCAGGAGCCCAAGTCAACGTCGATGACCCGAACCGTGCAACGGGCGACAAGGCAGTTTATAAGTACTATTTCCTGAGTATGGGACTCTTGGTAGCAttctgctgcttcttcttggctgcgcTCTGGGGCTTCTTTATCAATTTCCCCACCATTT GGATTAAATTTTGGACTGATGATATATCATCGGACACCCAAAGTCACTCTCATGCTTACTATGTCGGAATATACGCGTTGTTGCAGGTCTCTGCTTTGATCTCTTTGCTACTCCTCGGTATCACTCTTTTTATTGTGTCGATCAAGAGAGCTGGTGCTAATCTCCATCATGATACACTCACAACGTTGATCCAGGCTCCATTGTCCTTTTTCACACACACCGACACCGGCGTTATTACCAATCTTTTCTCACAAGATCTCAATTTGATTGATACTGAACTTCCAGATGCTTTGTTGAACACCTTGTTCTGT GTTTTCCAAGCCCTCGGACAAGCTGCAGTTATGCCAATCTCATCGGCATACTTGGCTATTAGTTATCCGTTCCTTGCTGTTATACTCTACTCGGTGCAAAAGTTTTATCTTAGGACTTCTAGACAACTAAGGCTTCTGGACCTCGAGGCTAAAAGCCCCTTGTA CACCCATTTCATGGACACCGTGAGGGGCATCACGACTCTACGGGCTTTTG GGTATATCTCGGATGAAGTTTCTAAGAATGCTAGGCTACTCAATAGAAGCCAACAGCCCGCCTACCTTCTTGCCATGGTGCAAGAGTGGCTCAATCTCGTCTTGGACATGATAGTCATGCTACTGGCAGCAGTATTAACAATACTTGCAGTTAGACTGCACTCAAATTCGGGTTTCACAGGTGCTTCTTTGATTACTCTTATGAGTTTCGGAGAAAGTCTATCTGGTATCGTTATTTACTACACACGTCTCGAAACATCCATAGGTGCCATCTCCAGGCTCAAGACTTTCAACGTGACAGTCAAGCGTGAGGGTAAAGAGGGAGAGGACATGATACCCCCTGAGAATTGGCCACAACGTGGCAGTGTGGAACTGAACAACGTTTCAGCGAGCTATCA AATGGAGAGCGACAGCGGTGATGAGCCTGATTTGGCTCTTGACAACGTTTGTCTGAGCATCAGGTCAGGAGAAAAGGTGGCCATTTGCGGCCGGACAGGCAGTGGCAAATCAAGTCTTGTATCTTTACTGCTGAAACTCCTCGATCCTCTGCCAGACACCCCCAATGAGGGTATGCTGATTGATGGTCTCCCACTTAACAGGCTGGACAGAGATGCCCTTCGTCAACGAGTCATTGCGGTGCCTCAGGAGGCCGTTTTCTTGCCTGATGGCGCGACTTTTAAAGAGAATCTGGATCCTTCAGGCCTTTCAACCCCGGATGAATGCAAAACTGTTCTTACAGATATCGGGTTATGGGACTTTGTTCAGGGTCGTGGCGGTATCGATGCTGGCATGACGTCTTCAACTCTTAGCGGAGGTCAACGACAACTAATGTCGATGGGACGTTCTTTGCTACGACGCCGAGCCCGAGCACAGAAGACAACAGGCCCTGGGAGTATGGCAGAAAAGATGGAGGACCAAGGtggcttgctgctgcttgaCGAAGTCAGCTCCAGTGTCGATCAGGACATggaactcatcatcaagcgGATCATCGAGACGGAATTTGACGCATACACGGTGATTGCCGTAAGTCATCGCTTGGATATGATTATGGATTTCGATACAGTCGTGGTTCTCGATACTG GTGAATTCATGGCTTTCTACCTGTGCTCATATCTAGGATTTGCTTTCGCACGTTACCGAGCTGGAATGGGACTTGCTTGCACATCCCTTGATCTCGGAGCCATGGAGGGCATTGGATATCTTGATGAGAACCAGGACTTGCTCCGAAAGATGAAGGGCACCGGATGGCGTCCTGTAGGCGAGATTGAATTAGTCGAAGCGCTGAACGTTGCTCTGATGCCCTCGTCCTCTCCCCAAGAGTACGGAGATGCAttccttcttggtgttgctcCCACCGTTCCCTTGGGAAGCGCAGAGA CAAACGATGGTCTCCGTGCTTTCCTCTCTTCGGTCAAGAAAGATCCCAGCATCCTCAACTCTCACGAGTCTGTCAACACACTTGCTTTGGAGATTGGCGAGAAGTTGGCCAGCCTGCTCCTCACGGGCGACGTAGACCTGGACGTCAGTATGAACACCGCGGATATGGGACTTGACTCCCTGGTTGCTATTGAGTTGCGTGGCTGGTGGAAACTTAGCTTTGGTTTTGAGATTAACACACTCGAGATGCTTAGCATGGGAACGTTGGAGGCATTGGGTCAGCGCACTGCAGATGGGCTCAAGGGGCTCTATGATAACTAG
- a CDS encoding ROG1-like protein, which produces MLLLHQVGSLKTGEVVRYTITYIPSQDRILPSPEKLFLRVRNTSAIALRAAFVHGPYTLSAAAYPAAFNPNEKFEYPERYGVPEFEPMVKAGGSWECELVVPVTIRQTAGLGSHGGFGKAPEHDHESASWIVEVSSQILFSTSAAVGFEVVLARDKKSLSLSSSSPVVGGQSQVPQPGKISDYQQGVEAKEGHHSAQPRGVFSRAIQLKVEDTAALWNTPRLPGWDDKGEGRAEKRSGADQHVESVVKTGDPETKGDESKPEKPKKKQKKVHMVVLTHGLHSNLGADMLFMKESIDAAVKQAKIDAKARRARERAARKKSGNGLVESDSHDTKDMDRVEGEDDDDDDDEEVIVRGYSGNSTKTERGIKYLGKRLARYVLSMTYPDQPFLPTGKGMTDAITHNFDKHDPQQKPVHKHSTIHLGKDGAHLHKAERPYKITSISFIAHSLGGLVQTYAIAYIQKHSPQFFDLIKPINFVALATPFLGLSNENPLYVKFALDSGLVGRTGKDLGLTWRAPTLARSGWGAIVGNLGETAHKKVYGETQPESKPLLRILPTGPAHTALKKFRNRTVYSNVVNDGIVPLRTSCLLFLDWQGLGRVEKARRDAGLVETVVGFGWAELTGTNQARQKQLGNGSAGQSGASSPKTHEDMREVPQPPSTAMVDDDRASLRSVATPYGDEVPSDSADSTNSGPLAGFFNFFKSNEPPKPPNVSQKQKKIYSKSQTLKLDELADGSVDTAAETASTKQSKVTTGHEGEDEMTAPPRTTIFESAGDLLNPKVPDVEYLIDPSKRPRTIFHDRVYHPADIPGPPLKRRPTTLVRRKTGQRQNSIGQASTSSADSSPYPHVNHEDSSLSAKDYDDTANTNPDKDIHEVIDTSNMRVEEKIARAYHKDLSWRKVLVKVEPDAHNNVLVRRMFANAYGWPVIKHLVDAHFSDSAASRLRDEDEHNRERARNMNEPPDEHGAELKKSRDNLASMTRTDSESREAMDKVSDLPKPQQSQRGSDASTHQRPKAERADSVTWSERDWHDSDCESDLDFGGDLPAPTSPSALHQQDKGKEAQGPSGGWNWAEKIVGKGASRAKSPVHEAKDE; this is translated from the coding sequence AtgcttctcctccatcaaGTCGGCAGCCTCAAGACAGGCGAAGTCGTTCGATATACTATAACATACATACCTTCTCAAGACAGGATCTTACCGTCTCCTGAGAAGCTCTTCCTGCGCGTGCGCAACACCTCGGCCATCGCTCTCCGAGCCGCTTTCGTCCACGGACCGTATACTCTCTCCGCCGCCGCTTACCCCGCTGCCTTCAACCCCAACGAGAAGTTTGAATATCCCGAGCGTTATGGAGTGCCAGAGTTTGAGCCCATGGTCAAAGCGGGAGGCTCTTGGGAATGTGAGCTTGTGGTTCCGGTTACAATCCGACAGACTGCTGGGCTAGGAAGTCATGGAGGTTTTGGAAAAGCGCCAGAGCATGATCATGAAAGCGCCAGTTGGATTGTTGAGGTCTCTTCGCAGATTCTGTTCTCGacttctgctgctgttggcttCGAGGTTGTGTTGGCTCGTGACAAAAAGTCCTTAAGCCTCAGCAGCTCGAGTCCGGTGGTCGGTGGACAATCCCAAGTTCCCCAGCCTGGAAAGATCAGCGACTACCAACAAGGTGTAGAGGCCAAAGAAGGGCATCATTCTGCGCAGCCACGAGGTGTCTTTTCTCGCGCGATACAACTCAAGGTCGAAGATACTGCAGCACTGTGGAATACTCCTAGACTACCAGGCTGGGATGACAAAGGAGAAGGGCGCGCTGAAAAGCGTTCAGGTGCAGATCAGCATGTAGAAAGTGTCGTCAAGACTGGCGATCCCGAAACAAAAGGTGATGAATCAAAACCAGAGAAGCCCAAAAAGAAACAGAAAAAGGTCCACATGGTGGTCCTGACACATGGGCTGCACAGCAATCTTGGCGCAGATATGCTCTTCATGAAAGAAAGCATTGATGCAGCTGtcaagcaagccaagatCGATGCCAAGGCACGGCGGGCCCGGGAGCGAGCCGCGAGGAAGAAATCAGGCAATGGCCTTGTCGAATCAGATTCTCACGATACAAAGGACATGGACAGAGTGGagggtgaagatgatgacgacgatgatgatgaagaggttaTTGTTCGTGGTTATTCAGGCAACTCGACCAAAACTGAACGAGGAATTAAGTATCTCGGGAAGAGGCTCGCTAGATACGTCCTGTCCATGACATACCCAGATCAGCCATTCCTACCGACAGGAAAAGGAATGACGGATGCTATAACTCATAACTTTGATAAGCATGATCCCCAGCAGAAACCGGTGCACAAACACAGTACTATTCATCTCGGCAAGGATGGGGCTCATCTTCACAAGGCGGAACGTCCATACAAGATTACCAGCATAAGTTTCATTGCTCACTCACTCGGCGGTCTTGTTCAGACCTACGCCATTGCATATATACAAAAACACTCACCACAGTTCTTCGACCTCATCAAGCCAATCAATTTTGTTGCTTTGGCTACACCATTTCTGGGGCTGAGCAACGAAAACCCTCTATACGTCAAGTTTGCCCTGGACTCTGGTCTCGTAGGTAGGACAGGAAAGGATCTTGGTCTGACATGGAGAGCTCCCACACTTGCACGGAGTGGTTGGGGTGCTATTGTAGGAAACCTAGGAGAGACAGCGCATAAGAAAGTTTACGGGGAGACGCAGCCAGAGTCGAAACCGCTACTAAGAATCTTACCGACTGGCCCTGCACATACCGCGCTGAAGAAGTTCCGAAACAGAACTGTGTACTCCAACGTGGTCAACGATGGAATTGTACCGCTTCGCACAAGTTGTCTTTTGTTCCTGGACTGGCAGGGACTCGGACGTGTTGAGAAAGCTCGACGAGATGCTGGCTTGGTCGAAACAGTCGTTGGGTTTGGATGGGCTGAGTTGACAGGCACAAATCAGGCTCGTCAGAAGCAACTTGGAAACGGCTCAGCAGGACAGTCTGGTGCTTCATCTCCCAAGACTCACGAAGATATGCGCGAGGTTCCACAGCCACCGAGCACGGCtatggttgatgatgacagggCGAGTCTGCGTTCTGTGGCCACGCCATATGGCGATGAGGTACCGTCTGACTCTGCTGATTCTACCAACAGCGGACCACTGGCGGGATTCTTCAACTTTTTTAAGAGCAATGAGCCACCAAAGCCCCCCAATGTGtcgcagaagcagaagaagatatACTCCAAAAGTCAGActctcaagcttgacgagTTGGCTGATGGCAGTGTTGACACTGCTGCTGAGACCGCTTCGACTAAACAGTCCAAGGTTACAACTGGTCATGAGGGcgaagatgagatgactgCTCCTCCAAGGACGACTATCTTTGAATCTGCTGGTGATCTACTCAACCCCAAGGTACCCGATGTCGAGTACCTGATCGATCCATCAAAGCGACCGCGAACTATCTTCCATGACCGTGTTTATCACCCAGCTGATATACCTGGTCCACCGTTGAAGAGACGTCCTACTACATTGGTCAGGAGGAAGACGGGCCAACGACAGAACTCGATAGGACAGGCCTCTACCAGCAGCGCGGATTCGTCGCCTTATCCTCATGTGAATCACGAGGACAGTTCATTGTCAGCTAAAGACTACGATGATACAGCGAACACGAATCCCGATAAAGATATTCATGAAGTTATCGACACTTCAAACATGCgagttgaggagaagatcgcGAGAGCCTACCACAAGGACCTGTCCTGGAGAAAGGTTCTCGTCAAGGTTGAGCCTGACGCTCACAACAACGTTCTGGTCCGCCGCATGTTTGCCAACGCGTACGGCTGGCCTGTCATCAAGCACTTAGTCGATGCCCACTTCAGCGACTCGGCGGCCTCTCGTCTTCGCGACGAGGACGAACACAATCGCGAGCGGGCCCGCAACATGAACGAGCCTCCTGACGAGCATGGAgccgagctcaagaagagtcGAGACAACTTAGCAAGTATGACTCGAACGGATAGTGAGTCTCGGGAAGCTATGGACAAAGTATCGGATCTGCCGAAGCCACAGCAGTCCCAAAGAGGGAGCGACGCATCAACACACCAGCGGCCTAAGGCGGAGCGAGCGGACTCAGTGACATGGAGCGAGCGAGACTGGCACGATAGCGATTGTGAGAGTGATCTCGATTTTGGAGGTGATCTGCCTGCGCCAACGTCCCCGTCGGCGCTTCATCAGCAGGACAAGGGCAAAGAGGCGCAGGGGCCGTCGGGCGGGTGGAACTGGGCGGAGAAGATTGTGGGCAAGGGAGCTTCTCGGGCGAAGAGTCCCGTGCATGAAGCTAAAGATGAATAA
- a CDS encoding Survival factor 1: MFNWAKQQLANVAGTQEPIYGPSAIKSVATEAEKTPYTETSRNDLKWQAMDSTSVETHTFYIFGDNGYIALAQLIYSNVAGIRTTCQFNAKVFSSDPSKPHLWASTPLNNHDFNEDKTSFYADDCAIELSEDGTYYTIKSMNDPNAIVNLKITRSTPGFQAGTTGTTLYGTDLENPWGSMRHVFWPRCVAEGTITTKEGPMDFKGKAFFAYALQGMKPHHAASRWNFLNFQGPTYSAVLMEFTSTPSYGSTLVNVGGIVKDGEIVIGGVDNTATHTQVKKDSENDWPEPSDAKYTWAGKTKDGKAVEASVEGSLGERVDRVDVMAEVPGFVKTIVAAAAGTKPYIYQYHPKLSLKLKIGDEEIVEEGTIFTEATFIS; encoded by the exons GGCGAAGCAACA ACTGGCCAATGTCGCCGGCACTCAGGAGCCTATCTACGGCCCCTCTGCCATCAAGTCTGTCGCTacagaggctgagaagactCCCTATACAGAGACCTCTCGAAATGACCTGAAGTGGCAGGCTATGGACTCTACGTCTGTTGAGACACACACCTTTTACATCTTTGGCGACAACGGCTACATCGCCCTTGCTCAGCTTATCTATAGTAACGTGGC TGGCATCCGAACGACTTGCCAGTTCAACGCAAAGGTCTTTAGCTCAGACCCTTCCAAGCCCCACCTCTGGGCCTCTACACCCCTCAACAACCACGACTTCAACGAGGACAAGACGAGTTTCTACGCCGACGACTGCGCGATTGAGCTGTCAGAGGATGGCACCTACTACACCATCAAGAGCATGAACGACCCCAACGCcatcgtcaacctcaagatcaccCGCTCTACACCTGGTTTCCAGGCCGGAACCACAGGAACAACCCTCTACGGTACCGACCTTGAGAACCCATGGGGATCTATGCGACACGTCTTCTGGCCTCGCTGTGTTGCTGAGggcaccatcaccacaaaGGAAGGTCCCATGGAtttcaagggcaaggctttCTTCGCTTACGCCCTTCAGGGCATGAAGCCGCACCACGCTGCATCTCGATGGAACTTTCTTAACTTTCAGGGTCCCACCTATTCAGCTGTGCTGATGGAGTTCACCAGCACTCCCTCGTACGGCTCTACCCTCGTCAACGTGGGTGGTattgtcaaggatggcgagaTTGTCATCGGCGGTGTCGACAACACGGCCACGCACACTCaggtcaagaaggattcGGAGAATGACTGGCCTGAACCGAGCGACGCCAAATACACCTGGGCCGGAAAGACCAAGGACGGAAAAGCCGTCGAGGCATCGGTCGAGGGATCTCTCGGAGAGAGGGTTGATCGAGTTGACGTCATGGCCGAAGTCCCCGGCTTCGTCAAGACCATTGTCGCAGCTGCAGCTGGCACAAAGCCCTACATCTATCAG TACCATCCCAAGCTCTccctgaagctgaagattggagatgaggagatcGTCGAGGAGGGCACCATCTTTACCGAAGCTACTTTCATCTCATGA